A region from the Desulfovibrio sp. genome encodes:
- the fbp gene encoding class 1 fructose-bisphosphatase has product MADITVTEHLLLHQKRSPQATGQFTGLLYDLILSGKSISRRIAKAGLLDILGGTGEVNVQGEDVQKMDSIANRILLYRMERCGALCAMGSEEEAELVRVSKEFPRGDYILIFDPLDGSSNIDVNINVGTIFSILRRPEGHTGEVALDEVLQPGIKQVAAGYILYGPSTMLVLSTGQGVHGFTLDPGVGEFLLSHPDMRIPEQGHIYSVNEGNWKKWDAPARDAVNWFHGCETSDGKPYSSRYVGALVADFHRTLINGGIYMYPPDANKPNGKLRLMCEANPLAFLAEQAGGKASDGHGRILERVPDKLHARTPLYIGSTLDVEAVEKIYARHAGR; this is encoded by the coding sequence ATGGCTGACATCACGGTTACGGAACACCTGCTGCTGCATCAAAAGCGTAGCCCCCAGGCAACGGGCCAGTTTACTGGTCTTCTGTACGACCTGATTCTTTCGGGAAAAAGCATTTCCCGTCGTATCGCCAAGGCTGGCCTGCTTGATATTCTCGGCGGCACGGGCGAAGTGAATGTTCAGGGTGAAGATGTGCAGAAGATGGATTCCATCGCCAACCGCATCCTGCTTTATCGCATGGAGCGTTGCGGCGCTCTCTGCGCAATGGGGTCGGAAGAAGAAGCAGAACTTGTCCGCGTGAGCAAGGAATTCCCCCGCGGAGACTATATTCTGATTTTTGATCCTCTGGACGGGTCGTCAAATATTGATGTGAACATCAATGTCGGCACCATATTTTCCATTTTGCGCAGGCCTGAAGGCCATACCGGCGAGGTTGCGCTGGATGAAGTGCTGCAACCCGGCATCAAGCAGGTAGCGGCTGGGTATATTCTGTATGGCCCTTCCACCATGCTGGTTCTCAGCACCGGGCAGGGCGTGCATGGCTTTACCCTTGATCCTGGTGTGGGCGAATTTTTGCTGTCGCATCCTGATATGCGTATTCCTGAGCAGGGCCATATTTACTCGGTCAACGAAGGCAACTGGAAAAAATGGGATGCGCCAGCCCGCGATGCCGTCAACTGGTTCCACGGTTGCGAAACTTCGGACGGCAAGCCTTATTCTTCGCGTTATGTGGGCGCGCTTGTGGCCGACTTTCACCGCACGCTCATCAACGGCGGTATCTACATGTATCCGCCCGATGCCAACAAGCCCAATGGCAAGCTCCGCCTGATGTGCGAGGCCAACCCCCTGGCTTTTCTCGCAGAACAGGCTGGCGGCAAGGCGAGCGACGGGCATGGCCGCATTCTTGAGAGAGTGCCGGACAAGCTCCATGCGCGTACCCCCCTGTACATCGGCTCGACGCTGGATGTAGAGGCTGTGGAAAAAATTTACGCCCGTCACGCGGGCAGATAG
- a CDS encoding tetratricopeptide repeat protein has protein sequence MTEKIEWYKEVLELEPNSKVFFPLARLLSEAGRTDEAVEILEQGLARHEEFLEARLFLIELLHTANRLEACEKQVGRLTKMFSTYAGFWQAWAACINAAGDAPDTAAVLRFLALNFSKGPVSLHEVINQGLASLSGASAGAGASLQASSEAASPAVGPSAHDAAFTAASMSAHPVVTGAVAPVAEAAEQFAAPSVLATATHDADAPLNADVHMDDVDAHDPIDFDPDLAMADDEALPAESEGTPSMLARGADAYAAYAAPVTQSEAVVVDDADEGEERFSLRTRSMAEVLAEQGDIKGALDIYHELAAAAVHPEESADLRQRITTLTARLGNAQTVDPVQPAATAEHASGKDKLISMLEALAERVEARAHS, from the coding sequence ATGACGGAAAAAATTGAATGGTATAAAGAAGTCCTGGAGCTTGAGCCCAATTCCAAGGTCTTTTTCCCTCTGGCACGTCTGCTTTCCGAAGCTGGTCGTACGGATGAAGCCGTTGAAATTCTGGAGCAGGGGCTTGCCCGGCACGAGGAATTTCTTGAAGCCAGGCTTTTTCTCATAGAGCTGCTGCACACCGCCAATCGGCTTGAAGCCTGCGAAAAGCAGGTGGGCAGGCTGACAAAAATGTTTTCTACCTATGCAGGCTTTTGGCAGGCATGGGCCGCCTGCATCAATGCTGCTGGCGATGCGCCTGATACTGCTGCCGTGCTGCGTTTTCTGGCCCTCAATTTTTCAAAGGGCCCGGTGTCGCTGCACGAAGTCATCAACCAGGGGCTGGCCTCCCTGTCTGGGGCCTCTGCTGGCGCTGGAGCCAGTTTGCAGGCGAGTTCCGAGGCCGCTAGCCCTGCTGTTGGCCCATCCGCGCATGATGCGGCGTTTACGGCCGCTTCCATGTCCGCGCATCCTGTTGTAACTGGGGCCGTGGCGCCCGTGGCAGAAGCGGCTGAGCAATTTGCTGCTCCTTCCGTCCTGGCAACCGCCACACATGACGCGGATGCCCCGCTTAATGCTGATGTTCACATGGATGACGTTGACGCCCACGATCCCATTGATTTTGATCCTGATCTTGCCATGGCGGACGATGAGGCCTTGCCAGCAGAATCGGAAGGCACTCCTTCCATGCTGGCTCGCGGTGCGGATGCGTATGCCGCATATGCTGCCCCGGTTACCCAGTCCGAAGCTGTTGTTGTAGACGATGCAGATGAAGGGGAGGAGCGTTTTTCGCTGCGTACCCGCTCTATGGCCGAAGTGCTGGCAGAACAGGGTGACATCAAGGGCGCACTTGATATTTACCATGAGCTTGCTGCCGCAGCGGTACATCCGGAAGAAAGCGCTGATTTGCGCCAGCGCATTACTACGTTGACTGCGCGACTGGGCAACGCCCAGACGGTAGATCCTGTCCAACCCGCTGCAACGGCAGAACATGCCAGCGGCAAGGACAAGCTGATAAGCATGCTTGAAGCTTTGGCTGAACGTGTCGAAGCCAGGGCGCACAGTTAA
- a CDS encoding Mrp/NBP35 family ATP-binding protein: MGSCSSCSSASSCSSAKSNGGNGECNDPMAKQDRVIADRLGHIRHKIFVMSGKGGVGKSSVTVNTAAALARRGFKVGILDVDMHGPSVPNLLGLTSTVEIDEATQLMIPAAYDENLSVISMDTFLQDKDQAILWRGPKKTSAIRQFIADVKWGDLDFLLIDSPPGTGDEHMTVMQSIPDALCVVVTTPQEISLADVRKAINFLQYTNSNVLGVVENMSGLVCPHCHQEIDLFKRGGGEDLAKRYGLKFLGAVPLDPTTVVAADKGIPVVYLEAESAAKEAFLSLADSIAAAADGSLEALAGSRS, from the coding sequence ATGGGATCCTGTTCATCCTGTTCTTCTGCGTCCTCTTGCTCCAGTGCAAAGAGCAATGGCGGCAACGGAGAGTGCAATGACCCTATGGCCAAGCAGGACCGCGTAATCGCTGACCGCTTGGGCCATATACGCCACAAGATATTTGTCATGAGCGGCAAGGGCGGCGTGGGCAAAAGCTCCGTGACCGTCAATACCGCAGCGGCGCTTGCGCGGCGCGGGTTCAAGGTCGGCATTCTTGATGTGGACATGCACGGCCCGAGCGTGCCCAATCTGCTCGGCCTTACCAGCACTGTCGAGATCGACGAAGCCACCCAACTGATGATTCCTGCCGCCTATGACGAGAATCTTTCCGTCATTTCAATGGATACGTTCCTGCAAGACAAGGATCAGGCCATTCTGTGGCGCGGCCCCAAAAAAACTTCGGCTATCCGGCAGTTTATTGCGGATGTGAAGTGGGGTGATCTTGATTTTCTGCTCATTGACTCCCCTCCAGGAACGGGCGATGAGCACATGACCGTCATGCAGTCCATCCCCGATGCCCTGTGCGTGGTTGTGACCACCCCGCAGGAAATTTCGCTGGCAGACGTGCGCAAGGCCATCAACTTCTTGCAGTACACCAATTCCAATGTGCTTGGCGTGGTGGAAAACATGAGCGGTCTTGTGTGCCCGCACTGTCATCAGGAAATCGACCTGTTCAAGAGGGGCGGCGGCGAAGATCTGGCCAAGCGCTACGGGCTCAAGTTCCTCGGCGCTGTGCCGCTGGATCCCACAACTGTGGTTGCGGCTGACAAAGGTATTCCTGTGGTGTACCTTGAAGCGGAAAGCGCAGCAAAGGAAGCCTTTCTTAGCCTGGCAGACTCAATTGCCGCTGCCGCCGACGGCAGCCTGGAAGCCCTTGCCGGTTCGCGCAGCTAA
- the trxA gene encoding thioredoxin: MAEQVTDATFESVVLKSDLPVLLDFWAPWCGPCRAVGPIIDELATEYDGKVRVVKMNVDENPATPTKFGIRAIPTLVLFKKGETVEQITGAVTKAALKDLIDTKALA; encoded by the coding sequence ATGGCTGAACAGGTCACTGACGCCACCTTTGAAAGCGTTGTGCTCAAGTCTGATCTTCCGGTTCTGCTCGATTTTTGGGCTCCCTGGTGCGGTCCTTGCCGCGCTGTTGGCCCCATCATCGACGAACTGGCCACTGAGTATGATGGCAAGGTGCGTGTCGTAAAAATGAACGTGGACGAAAATCCGGCCACGCCCACCAAGTTTGGCATCCGCGCTATCCCGACTCTTGTCCTTTTCAAAAAGGGTGAAACGGTAGAGCAGATCACCGGAGCTGTCACAAAGGCTGCCCTGAAAGACCTTATTGATACAAAGGCTCTGGCATGA
- the trxB gene encoding thioredoxin-disulfide reductase, with translation MKEYDAVVIGSGPAGITAAMYLARSGCSVFMPEQLAAGGQILQTEAMENYPGFPKGIKGYELADLFEAHLTGLDVDRKAASVESVTGSAGRFAVRAGGMDYIGKTVIVCSGAHHKPLGLEGEDRLRGHGVSYCAICDGNFFRNQTVAVVGGGNSALEESLYLAKIVGKLYLIHRRDEFRGHKIYQDKLDAYGDKIEILRSSVVSRLHGENELTGLTVKELKTGEERHLPVDGLFVYVGYEPSTGFLPAEVVRDAQGFIITDTEMRTSIPGVFAAGDIRSKLCRQVITAAGDGATAAQAAFVFLEQLHA, from the coding sequence ATGAAAGAATATGATGCCGTAGTTATAGGCAGCGGCCCCGCTGGCATTACGGCAGCAATGTATCTGGCCCGCTCTGGTTGCTCGGTGTTTATGCCCGAGCAACTGGCAGCGGGAGGCCAGATTCTGCAAACAGAGGCCATGGAAAACTATCCCGGTTTTCCCAAGGGCATCAAGGGTTACGAGCTGGCGGATCTTTTTGAAGCGCACCTGACCGGCCTTGATGTTGACCGGAAGGCTGCTTCTGTTGAATCCGTAACCGGTTCGGCTGGGCGTTTTGCTGTTCGCGCTGGCGGCATGGATTATATCGGCAAGACTGTCATTGTTTGTTCCGGAGCGCACCACAAGCCGCTTGGGCTTGAAGGCGAGGATCGGCTGCGCGGCCACGGCGTTTCCTATTGCGCCATCTGCGACGGCAATTTCTTTCGCAATCAGACCGTGGCGGTTGTAGGCGGTGGTAATTCGGCGTTGGAAGAGTCGCTTTATCTTGCAAAGATTGTGGGAAAGCTCTATCTTATCCATCGCCGCGATGAATTCCGCGGGCACAAGATTTATCAGGATAAGCTTGACGCCTATGGCGACAAGATTGAGATCCTGCGCAGCAGCGTTGTGAGCCGTTTGCACGGCGAAAACGAGCTGACAGGTCTGACGGTTAAGGAACTGAAGACCGGAGAGGAACGCCATTTGCCCGTAGACGGGCTTTTCGTCTACGTGGGATATGAACCCTCCACCGGCTTTTTGCCCGCAGAGGTCGTACGTGACGCGCAAGGTTTTATTATCACCGATACGGAAATGCGTACCAGCATTCCGGGCGTTTTTGCAGCCGGTGATATTCGCTCCAAACTTTGTCGTCAGGTAATCACTGCCGCCGGTGACGGCGCAACTGCCGCGCAGGCGGCGTTTGTATTTTTGGAACAGCTCCATGCATAA
- the yihA gene encoding ribosome biogenesis GTP-binding protein YihA/YsxC codes for MNPVLTLETTAYTLEQLISLPEAQIALAGRSNVGKSSLINALAGRKKLAKVSSTPGKTRSVNYYRVTPHDFYLVDLPGYGYARASHTEREKWARLLERYLVECASLKALALLLDSRLEPQKLDKNLASFARTNGLNIVPVLTKADKCSQRERANRQNEWQELLGTRPIVTSSSNRYGIDNLWRALVETAVPQRVAPGTLDAADAEAEQQSGTTPEPGPQEQA; via the coding sequence ATGAATCCCGTTCTTACCCTTGAAACTACAGCCTATACTCTTGAGCAGCTCATATCACTGCCCGAGGCGCAGATAGCCCTTGCGGGGCGCTCCAATGTGGGTAAATCATCGCTTATCAACGCGCTGGCTGGCCGCAAAAAACTGGCAAAAGTCAGCTCCACTCCCGGGAAAACCCGCTCGGTGAATTATTACCGAGTGACGCCCCATGACTTTTATCTCGTTGATCTGCCGGGCTACGGCTATGCCCGCGCAAGCCATACGGAGCGCGAAAAATGGGCGCGACTGCTTGAGCGGTATCTGGTGGAGTGCGCAAGCCTCAAGGCCTTGGCCCTGCTGCTCGACAGCCGCCTTGAACCCCAGAAGCTCGACAAAAATCTGGCGTCCTTTGCCCGCACCAACGGCCTGAATATTGTGCCCGTGCTGACCAAGGCAGACAAGTGCAGCCAACGGGAGCGCGCCAACCGCCAAAATGAATGGCAAGAGCTGCTGGGAACCCGCCCCATCGTCACGTCTTCCAGCAACCGTTACGGCATTGATAACCTCTGGCGCGCGCTCGTGGAAACAGCGGTTCCCCAGCGCGTTGCCCCCGGCACACTTGATGCCGCTGACGCGGAAGCTGAACAACAGAGCGGTACGACTCCTGAGCCGGGGCCGCAGGAACAGGCTTAA
- the tsaD gene encoding tRNA (adenosine(37)-N6)-threonylcarbamoyltransferase complex transferase subunit TsaD, producing the protein MLCLGIESSCDETALALVENGRLVDAVLASQADVHALFGGVVPELASREHYRFVGALFDELMRRSGKANSDIDLVAAARGPGLLGSLLVGVAFAKGLALGLGKPFLGVNHLHAHLLAVGLEQKLQFPALGLLVSGGHTHIYRLESPWDCRLLGRTLDDAAGEAFDKVGKFLGLAYPGGKLMDALARAGRATPAMFPRPYLDNDNLDFSFSGLKTAATGLAAHQLAGQEWPRPLTDIAHAPQALKDYCASFNLAVVDTLCAKMVRALDRNPDVTTLLMAGGVACNSLLRERIEQLMQGRGGQAYIPGPLLCTDNAAMIAHAGWLLGARGFSHDLRMETIPRGKIIPDDMLCSLC; encoded by the coding sequence ATGTTGTGTTTGGGAATTGAAAGTTCTTGCGATGAAACCGCATTGGCGCTGGTTGAAAACGGGCGGCTTGTGGATGCCGTGCTTGCCAGCCAGGCCGATGTGCATGCCCTGTTTGGCGGCGTGGTGCCGGAACTTGCCTCGCGCGAGCATTACCGCTTTGTGGGCGCGCTGTTTGACGAACTGATGCGGCGTAGCGGCAAGGCCAATTCTGATATTGATCTTGTGGCGGCGGCTCGTGGCCCAGGTCTGCTTGGCAGTCTGCTGGTGGGCGTTGCCTTTGCCAAAGGCTTGGCCCTAGGTCTTGGCAAGCCCTTTCTTGGGGTCAATCACCTGCACGCGCATCTTCTGGCAGTCGGGCTGGAGCAGAAATTGCAATTTCCAGCCCTTGGTCTACTGGTATCGGGTGGGCATACGCACATCTACAGGCTTGAATCTCCATGGGATTGCCGCCTTCTTGGGCGCACTCTTGATGATGCCGCTGGTGAAGCTTTTGACAAGGTTGGCAAATTCCTGGGGCTGGCTTATCCTGGCGGCAAGCTTATGGATGCCTTGGCCCGTGCAGGGCGTGCCACGCCAGCCATGTTTCCCCGGCCTTATCTTGATAATGACAATCTGGATTTCAGCTTCAGCGGCCTCAAGACCGCAGCAACCGGGCTTGCCGCACATCAGTTGGCGGGGCAGGAATGGCCGCGTCCGCTGACAGACATTGCCCATGCGCCGCAAGCGCTTAAAGATTATTGCGCTTCATTCAATCTGGCTGTTGTGGATACCTTGTGCGCCAAGATGGTTCGGGCGCTTGACCGCAACCCGGACGTTACAACACTGCTGATGGCTGGTGGGGTTGCCTGCAATTCACTGCTGCGTGAGCGAATTGAACAGCTTATGCAAGGCAGGGGAGGCCAGGCTTATATTCCCGGCCCTCTATTGTGTACCGATAATGCCGCAATGATTGCTCATGCTGGCTGGCTCTTGGGAGCACGGGGTTTCAGCCATGATCTGCGCATGGAAACCATACCCCGTGGTAAAATCATTCCTGATGACATGTTGTGCAGCTTGTGCTGA
- a CDS encoding outer membrane protein assembly factor BamD codes for MHKKLLRSILLVISMFAVSGCGIIDMIYLPPAEDTAQEVFEAANDAMSEKNYVRAVELYNKLRDTYPFSPYTVDAELSLADAYFLDEEYELAAETYKDFESLHPRHEAIPYVLYQTGMSLMKQFRSIDRATTELKEAYDYFDRLRQTFPDSPYSKSAEEHMRTCRQLMAEHELYIADVFWHMKKYGPAWHRYEYIMKSFKDVPEVADHAQEKSLAAYHNYREAQSQEVREKREGSWKQWFTWL; via the coding sequence ATGCATAAAAAACTGCTTCGCTCCATTTTGCTTGTCATAAGCATGTTTGCGGTTTCCGGTTGCGGCATCATTGATATGATCTACCTGCCGCCGGCGGAAGACACCGCCCAGGAGGTTTTTGAAGCCGCCAATGACGCCATGAGTGAGAAAAACTACGTGCGCGCCGTGGAGCTGTACAACAAACTTCGCGATACGTATCCCTTCAGCCCGTACACGGTTGATGCGGAACTGTCGCTAGCAGATGCCTACTTCCTTGACGAGGAATATGAGCTTGCTGCCGAAACCTACAAGGATTTCGAGTCGCTGCATCCTCGCCACGAAGCCATTCCCTATGTTCTGTACCAGACTGGCATGTCGCTCATGAAGCAGTTCCGCTCCATCGACAGGGCCACCACAGAACTCAAGGAAGCTTACGACTACTTTGACCGCTTGCGTCAGACCTTCCCCGACTCTCCGTATTCCAAGAGCGCGGAAGAGCACATGCGCACGTGCCGTCAGCTTATGGCCGAACACGAACTGTATATTGCCGATGTGTTCTGGCACATGAAAAAGTATGGCCCGGCCTGGCATCGTTATGAATACATTATGAAAAGCTTCAAGGATGTGCCTGAAGTTGCCGATCATGCCCAAGAGAAGAGCCTCGCTGCCTATCACAACTATCGTGAGGCGCAGTCGCAGGAAGTTCGCGAAAAGCGTGAAGGCAGCTGGAAGCAGTGGTTTACCTGGCTGTAA
- the efp gene encoding elongation factor P yields the protein MYSTTDFRKGLKIEVEGTPYEIVDFQHFKPGKGGAMVRTKLRNILTGRMQDITFRSGEKVNKPDLETRDMQFLYRQDDDLIFMDMTTYEQLQMHITTTDGKEGFLKDGQECRVLLYKGSPLDIDIPLSLVLAVVETEPGAKGDTVSNVTKAAKLETGISVQVPIFVNEGDRIKVDTRTKEYLGRE from the coding sequence ATGTATTCTACCACAGACTTTCGCAAGGGTCTGAAGATCGAAGTCGAAGGCACCCCTTACGAAATCGTTGATTTTCAGCATTTCAAGCCCGGCAAGGGTGGCGCTATGGTTCGTACCAAGCTGCGCAACATCCTTACTGGCCGCATGCAGGATATAACCTTCCGTTCCGGTGAAAAGGTCAACAAGCCCGATCTGGAAACCCGCGACATGCAGTTTCTGTATCGTCAGGACGATGACCTTATCTTCATGGATATGACCACCTACGAACAGCTCCAGATGCACATCACCACAACTGATGGCAAGGAAGGCTTTCTTAAGGACGGTCAGGAATGCCGCGTGCTTCTGTACAAGGGCAGCCCCCTTGATATCGACATCCCGCTGAGCCTTGTGCTTGCGGTTGTTGAAACCGAGCCAGGCGCCAAAGGCGACACTGTCAGCAACGTCACCAAGGCTGCCAAGCTTGAAACCGGTATTTCGGTTCAGGTGCCCATTTTTGTCAACGAAGGCGATCGCATCAAGGTTGACACGCGCACCAAGGAATACCTGGGCCGGGAATGA
- the pgsA gene encoding CDP-diacylglycerol--glycerol-3-phosphate 3-phosphatidyltransferase, whose amino-acid sequence MLNLANKITLLRILMTPLVVLLLYFEGPMTCILATLAFIFASLTDWADGYIARRSNMVTSMGKFLDPLADKVLICSVLIMFVKLDWAPAWVVIIIVCRELVVTGLRAIAIDEGIVLAADKFGKAKTVLQIFAIVPLALHYPLWGMDLRLLGLVLLYIALVLAVVSGANYCYDFYRNTRKQAG is encoded by the coding sequence ATGCTTAATCTTGCTAATAAAATTACACTGTTACGCATTTTAATGACCCCTCTGGTTGTTTTGCTGCTCTATTTTGAAGGCCCGATGACCTGCATTTTGGCTACTCTGGCCTTTATTTTTGCCTCCCTGACCGACTGGGCAGACGGTTACATTGCCCGCCGCTCCAATATGGTCACCAGCATGGGCAAGTTTTTGGACCCGCTGGCCGACAAAGTGCTGATTTGCTCGGTGCTGATCATGTTTGTGAAGCTGGACTGGGCGCCCGCCTGGGTGGTTATCATTATTGTATGCCGCGAGCTTGTAGTCACAGGCCTGCGCGCCATTGCCATTGACGAGGGCATCGTGCTTGCCGCCGACAAGTTCGGCAAGGCCAAGACTGTGCTCCAGATTTTTGCCATAGTGCCTCTTGCCCTGCATTATCCCTTGTGGGGCATGGATCTTCGGTTGCTCGGCCTTGTGCTGCTCTATATAGCACTGGTGCTGGCCGTGGTTTCAGGGGCCAACTATTGCTATGATTTTTACCGCAATACGCGTAAACAGGCAGGCTAA
- a CDS encoding cation diffusion facilitator family transporter produces MNVMDKGASEKSRAAMLSLLAALGLTSIKLAVGLYTNSLGILSEALHSGLDLLAAALTLAAVRISAKPADSRHPYGHGKAENLSALAQTVLLFATCVWVVYEGVQRLTSGSSPVVPSLWGVGVMAISMAIDINRVRVLRRVAKNFNSQALEADALHFSTDILSSAVVLVGVLAVWLAQALQLPEPISRVLSQADTVAALLVAAIIFRASMHMASDAVNMLMDSGSSQASEAIVVAVRKIAGISEVTRVRVRTSGPQSFVDLTVGVAPGLKVSDGHRLAHEAEEAVAGVLPGADVTVHVEPRKSCRIDENNPFALVQVAASEHGLAVHDVHILSADSACHIELHVELPGQMPFDRAYARVKAFEDSLRDALPGVEIVSHMEPKAPSAALEPGASVSVPFSEMAWSEIKAAVENEPLAAMPHKFSTYVLPEQGVCISFHCNVSVGLSVEEAHNVCTRLEKRIRAAVPQLGRLSIHMEPAVVSNTPAA; encoded by the coding sequence ATGAACGTTATGGATAAAGGCGCCAGCGAAAAAAGCCGCGCAGCCATGTTGTCGCTGCTCGCGGCACTGGGGCTTACCAGCATCAAGCTTGCGGTCGGCTTGTATACCAACAGCCTTGGCATATTGTCTGAAGCACTGCACAGCGGGCTTGATCTGCTGGCGGCAGCCCTCACCCTTGCAGCGGTGAGAATTTCAGCCAAGCCTGCTGATTCACGGCATCCATACGGGCATGGCAAGGCCGAAAATCTTTCTGCTCTGGCGCAGACGGTGCTTTTGTTCGCCACCTGCGTGTGGGTGGTGTACGAGGGCGTTCAGCGCCTCACGTCAGGCTCAAGCCCTGTTGTGCCTTCGCTTTGGGGTGTTGGCGTCATGGCGATTTCCATGGCCATTGACATCAACCGGGTCCGTGTTTTGCGGCGGGTTGCCAAAAACTTCAACAGTCAGGCTCTAGAAGCTGATGCCCTGCATTTTTCCACAGATATTCTTTCTTCTGCCGTGGTGCTTGTGGGTGTGCTGGCTGTATGGCTTGCACAGGCTCTGCAACTGCCCGAACCCATAAGCCGCGTACTTTCGCAGGCCGATACGGTGGCGGCTTTGCTTGTGGCTGCGATTATTTTTCGGGCAAGCATGCATATGGCCTCGGATGCCGTGAATATGCTGATGGATTCCGGTTCATCACAGGCGAGTGAAGCCATTGTGGTCGCTGTGCGAAAAATCGCGGGTATTTCAGAGGTCACGCGGGTGCGAGTGCGCACCAGCGGGCCGCAAAGCTTTGTGGATTTGACTGTGGGAGTTGCACCAGGGCTGAAGGTCAGCGATGGACATCGCCTTGCGCATGAGGCTGAGGAAGCCGTTGCAGGCGTTTTGCCCGGTGCGGACGTGACTGTGCATGTTGAGCCGCGCAAATCGTGCCGTATTGATGAAAATAATCCCTTTGCCTTGGTGCAGGTTGCCGCATCCGAGCATGGGCTTGCGGTTCATGATGTGCATATTTTGAGCGCTGACAGTGCCTGCCATATTGAGCTGCACGTTGAACTGCCGGGTCAGATGCCCTTTGACCGGGCGTATGCGCGGGTCAAGGCTTTTGAAGACAGCCTGCGGGATGCCTTGCCAGGTGTTGAAATCGTCAGCCACATGGAACCCAAGGCCCCAAGCGCCGCGCTGGAACCGGGGGCTTCGGTATCTGTACCTTTTTCAGAGATGGCCTGGAGTGAAATCAAGGCAGCAGTAGAGAATGAGCCTCTGGCGGCCATGCCGCACAAATTTTCTACCTATGTGCTGCCGGAGCAGGGGGTCTGCATTTCATTTCACTGCAACGTGAGTGTGGGGCTGTCTGTGGAAGAGGCGCACAACGTCTGTACGCGCCTTGAAAAGCGCATTCGTGCCGCAGTGCCCCAGCTGGGCCGCTTGAGCATCCATATGGAACCGGCAGTGGTGTCAAATACCCCTGCGGCGTAA
- a CDS encoding septum formation initiator family protein yields MFWRTFILVVLGLVNVVFFARMVWGPTGLIEYRELKHQYAELEKQIAGLDAENLSLSREIRLLQSDSQYMEKVIRQRLHYIRDNEVLYLFGDMAKTGREQKP; encoded by the coding sequence ATGTTTTGGCGTACCTTTATTCTGGTTGTGCTGGGCCTGGTCAATGTGGTGTTTTTTGCCCGCATGGTCTGGGGCCCCACCGGCCTTATTGAATACCGTGAGCTCAAGCACCAGTACGCCGAGCTTGAAAAGCAGATTGCAGGCCTTGATGCGGAAAACCTCTCTCTGAGCCGTGAAATTCGCCTTTTGCAGTCCGACAGCCAGTATATGGAAAAAGTCATTCGTCAGCGCCTCCACTATATTCGCGATAACGAGGTGCTCTATCTTTTTGGCGATATGGCGAAAACGGGGCGGGAGCAGAAACCATGA
- the lolA gene encoding outer membrane lipoprotein chaperone LolA: MRINGMLALAAGLVLLVASAAQAADIASTIQARYEKLRTFSATFEQTLTHKESGSVEKRQGNLLFQKPLLIRWQTDKPHEETLVVTHKEIWDYLADEEIAYRYPLELVRDSRTIIQVITGQAALTKDFDVKEAGQENGLAKLHLYPKEPAPQMVEALLWVEPSTGYIRRASIIDFYGNSNDVRFTQFKPDTSLKESDFTFTAPKGVEVEDRIDRKVQEKELFK, encoded by the coding sequence ATGCGCATAAATGGCATGCTGGCCCTGGCGGCCGGGCTTGTTCTTCTTGTGGCTTCCGCCGCGCAGGCTGCGGATATAGCGTCGACAATCCAGGCGCGGTATGAAAAGCTACGCACGTTTTCCGCCACATTTGAACAAACGCTGACCCATAAGGAAAGCGGCTCGGTGGAGAAAAGGCAGGGCAACCTGCTGTTTCAGAAGCCCCTGCTCATCCGCTGGCAGACGGATAAACCCCACGAAGAAACCCTTGTGGTAACACACAAGGAAATTTGGGATTATCTTGCTGATGAAGAGATTGCCTACCGCTACCCCCTGGAACTTGTGCGCGATTCACGCACCATCATTCAGGTCATCACCGGGCAGGCCGCGCTGACCAAGGATTTTGACGTCAAGGAAGCCGGGCAGGAAAACGGCCTCGCCAAGCTGCACCTTTACCCCAAGGAACCCGCCCCGCAGATGGTTGAAGCCCTTTTGTGGGTTGAGCCTTCCACCGGTTATATCCGCAGGGCCAGCATCATTGACTTTTACGGCAATTCCAACGATGTGCGTTTTACGCAGTTCAAGCCCGACACCTCGCTGAAGGAATCTGACTTCACCTTTACCGCGCCCAAGGGCGTGGAGGTTGAAGACCGCATTGACCGCAAGGTGCAGGAAAAGGAACTCTTTAAATAA